The genome window GCTCTTCCCAGCTCTCTCTTTCATAGCAGTGGGTGGAATCCTGTTTCTAATTACCAACATGCAGGTACTGAAGCATTCAGATTACAATTTTTCGGGTATATTTCAGATCCATCATGATATAAAATTCTCAAACTGAACAATACAATTGAAGAAATTAGGCTTGACTCTAGAatgatatactatactatataagacaaatttctgtctttttttcctgtaaaagaaacaaaattgtgAGGCTTGCAtcttataatataaaaacactggTGCCTGGATGGACTAAAGTTCCTGTCTCAATTCCTGGGACTTAGAGATGGAGAGGCCTTTTATGCGAGTGCCCAGAGGGAGCAAGCAGAAATTTTAACACGAATGTTGAAGTGAAAGTCAAAGCCAAACTTCCTAATGTGCAGCCGGCCCCTGCCTCTACTGTATGTGTGCTCTTTTAAAGTAGTATTTAGTGAGCGGAAACAACACATGATAAGGAACCACTAACTCAGTTGTAAGAGCTATTTTTGGAAGCGAAAGAGTTTCTATGTTCAAGATGTttaccaaataaaaacacagcgtCTGCCCTCAGTGCTCTTTTGTTGGCTGCAGGGCTTTATTCAGACCGAGCTCATGATcttgtgtggaaaaaatgcacaaagcCCTCTCTGGGAAACTGAGAcgtttaattcattttaatggtGTAGTTGTGATTCCAAAACCACATCCCCATGTTGAAACAGGTGATACAACTTGGCAGGAATACATTTTACATCAAATGATAGAGAAGTagatgcaaaaaataaacaaaaaacatacacacttaAATGCAACTTTAATCAGTTCAATTTCTCTCCGTAAGGTGGGAAACCTGTTCGGCTCACGTCGCTCCACCATCATCACTCTCTATAACGGGGCCTTTGACTCATCGTCAGCACTCTTCTTTGTCATCAAGGTGAGAAACATTTACACACTGCTCCCATGAATGAAATTTAGTTCTACCATCTCATGTTGTAACAATGATCCTCATCATGTCTTgtcttctcctgcagctgataTATGAGGCTGGAATCTCTGTCCGTGcctccttcctcttcctgtccTCCTGCAGCGTCATTCACCTGCTCAGGACTTTCTTCTTGATGCCCAAAGACCACTTTCCCTACCCGCTGCCTGATGACTACACATACGGGTACAAAttccccaaaaacacacacactaacatgcttctaggatacaaaaacaaaagaaaataacaacaaaaaatgtagttttaaaaTGCTTCAGACTTGGATGATTAAAGCTCTTTGCTATGACACCGTTTACAGACAAATCTGTGTATAATACTTAcagcaagaaaagaaaaaagccaaTCTGCTCTTTTTTACCCCCCcaaaaatctgcatatttttcaGCGAAAAAACAGAAACCCGGAGCTTTCTTACAATCCCAAAAATCCTGGTTCATGATGAATGCATTATGCAAGAATTCAAAGCCAAACAAACAATTGAACTCAAGATTCTTGCGAAAACTTATTTTCAGATCATTGTGCCACATTCCTGGGAAATATCTCTCGTATCCTGTAATGTAATTACAACATGTTGGGACTTGAAAACCTAAtttgtaaagtaaataattatctCCCGCAATGCCCTCAGTCTGTGTCTGACcccctgtgacctttgacctttgtcAGGCTAACCTGTGGTAAATCAAAGACTCTGAGCTTAGAGCAGACAGCAGCCAATGGTGACACTCAGAAGACGGCAGAGGAAATTCTCCACAAAGACGTCAGAGTGAAACAAGGTTTGTTCTCTTTCATGCGGCAGaaattaatatacagtatatacagatGTCACTGGATAAAATATCCCATTTgtctttattcattcatctctctctccccccagAGAAGAGTTTCCGTGAGTGTGTGATGTCCAGGCTCTTTTGGCTGCACGTGCTTTGGTTGTCAGTGATGCAACTCAGACATTACCTCTTCATCGGCACCCTCAACCCCATGCTGCAGTGGCTGACAGAGGGAGAGCCTTCACTGGGTACAAACACATAAATACTAGCTCATGTCTGACTGTGTTAGCAACAGTGGACGTTTGCACAAACCTTCCTTATTATGTGCATAACGTTCCACTAGTATGAAGCAGTTAGCCTGTTCTTCAACAAGGACGTGACTGAAGTAGTAATATATGAGCAAGAAGCTGCTGAAGATTATAGGAGTATGTTGTTCCTCACTCTCTTATCTGTGCTTGTGTGTCCCTGCAGTGAGCCGGTACATTAATGCCTTTGCTATAACGCAGCTGTGTGGCGTGCTGTGTGCTCCCTGGAACGGTCTCATCATGGACAGACATAAGGGCAAACCTCGTGCTGCAGgtaacaaactaaaactaataaggAATTGAAATGAACCCAATAGACTAAAAGCGCTGGCCAAGTGTAACAGTGTGCTCTCAGCATGTCAGTGAGCTCTTTCATGTCTTCAGAGACAATAGATATTTATTGAgaaattaccattattaacTTGTATAGATACAGAACAGTCCAGATGCACTGAACACCAACTTTGTGATTCTTTTTAATAGTCAGTTATACTAAACAACATTGTGTAAGAACAAAGACTTAGCTATTAGCTATAGCTAGTTATTTCCAAGATTTgctttttcataattttcttcatattttttctcttgagagaaacaggtgtgtgtttttatttgtgcgTTTGTAGGAGAGAGTGAACAGGAAGCAGACCTGCGGGCCACGGTGCTTTCTCTCTTCCTGACTGCGCTGCAGTGTCTGCTGTTCTCAGTTTGTGCCTCCACCCCGTACCTACCGCTTCAGTATCTCACCTTCGTCCTGCAGGTGATCAACCGCTCCTTCCTCTACGGCGGTAACGCAGCCTTCATCAGTGTGGCGTGAGtatcaaacacaaacatgctcaAACCAGCCAACTTGGCAGCTTTAAACATTGTGTATTGTTAGCTAAAAGCAACACTCTTTGTCATTAAACATTGTCATCAAACATTGTATCATGGATCATGGATCACAGTAGCTGGTAAGGTGTTTTGCGGATAGCATTTCGTCAGACAGCAAGCAGGCTGGTGTTGGTTACTTTGTAATGTCAACTGATAAAGTTGAAAACTGAAAGCCAGCCAATCTACAAGCCCCACCCTTGGATTCTAAATTAATTAGCTGATATTATCTACTCAAATTAGTATTTTGCTGCATAAGCTACATTGCAGTTTGTCCCCATTAATACACAAACTGACATTACATCTGCTAGTCCTGCACATTGTGTGCACTGTAGGGGACCTGAAGAGAAGTAAAGCACTCTGGGTCCCACATAACTGTCACATCCTTTGAATTTTCCTGTCAAAAACAGAAATCAGCCCAAAGGCTGTTATAGGCAACTGAGAAAAAACAGTGTGTTCATAGATTGGCAAGACAAGCGATTATTACTGTTCATGTAAAAAGCTACATAAAGAACCTTTTCTaaggatttttttcagtgcatgaACACAGTCTTCTCCTTTTCTACACGTTACGTCTTTTTCACCACTTCCTTCTCTTTGCCATGTCATCACTCTGTGCACATGTAGTTTCCCGTCATGCCACTTTGGGAAGCTGTATGGTCTGGTCATGGCTCTGTCTGCAgtgttttctctgctgcagTACGCCTGCTTCGCCCTGGTGAATGGACCTCTGGATGGAGACCCTTTATATGTGAGTACACAAATTGATACCACAGTAAATCTTACTCTCTTTATCTCCATGTTATCTATGAACTCTCCTCTAActgcttcctcctctctctccctttatGTGTCTGCAGGTGAACATCGCTCTGACGCTGCTCAGCCTGCTCGCCTTCATCCATCCCCTCTTTGTCTACCTGCACTGTCGAAGTCTCGCCTCCAAGCGAGCCATCAATGCCTCTTCCTAAAGTCTGTGAAATGAGACTCACATTCAAAATATCTTTAATATCTCCAGTGACACTGTTACCTCTTCAGTTTGTTTAATAGTGGCTAGAttcccatgtcatgtttcatTAAGGGCTTGTAAATACATTTCAGATTGCAGTGAAGTGTCATTTTGGGTTCagtcatagcatatttgccactCTCGGATAATGTTGTCAGCCAGATTTAATGTTTCTATACTAATCCAGAGCTTCTGGTGTGCAGCCTGCTGCAGTTAATCAGTTACAAAATATTTTACCTCTTGTGAGTTTTCCAGtatacatcattttatttttttactgatgCATAAATCAAACCTTTTTACACTTTTCTAGAATTTCAGAGTGTCAGTTTAAGATGCtgatgtgtggtttttttttttttgaaaacccAGCTTTAGCAAATATCAtcattgtctgtctgtttttacagttaaaattcCTCGTGCTGGTGGCTTCTAGGACTGTAacttgtctttgtgtttcttgtatagaatgtaaaaaaaaaaaatagtggacTCATTCTTAAGTAATCGAAATGTTACCACTAACGTATGAACTGAAAATATACCATGAAGAGTCTAAGTTTTAAGACGAAAACTCACAGTGCCAATATTAAGATAGCCACACCCATAAGCATAACCTGCTTTTTCGAATAATGTTATCCTGAAAGGGACCATGATTTATTCAATGTGAGAACGTttgctgaggtaataaatcaaatcagaAGAAAGGAACATTTTTTGATTTACTTTCATACAGAATTCTTTTTGCAACAAacagagtcgccccctgctggccattagaaataatgcaacTTTAAGGtgcttctgcattggcttcactgcTCAGGCCTGTATGTTGGCCTTGGTTTACCATTTTATGTAACCATATAATTTAACagatgtattgtattttttttttaaatgtattcttggaATGCACCATAAACATGGTGTGATAGGTGACTATAGTGCCAAATTATTACAAATTTTATTGTAGAACCTGAAAATGTTACAGATAATGTTTATATCTGTGTTGACCTCTTCAAGTTATCGCTAACtatatatacactgtacatatttattttttaccttgaaACAACGCTGCCATCTGCTGGCTTTTCAGTTTAACTGTTAGCTGCTGATATCACTATTGTGCCAATTATTAACCAACATCAAAATGATCACCTGTTATGTTTTGGTTATATTCAACATATGAAGTCTCAGGtgttcagtgtgtctgtgttgttcaGTAGAAGAGTTTCATGTAAGGAAggattctgttttttgttttgtttttttattaaaagggGAAATATGTACATTTCTTTTGTTTACTGGTAAGTTTTGGGCtttctttttgttgtatttttagtcCCAAGACTGACGTTGTTGTAATGTTGTTGAAATGTAACTTTAAATATGCAAACTTTTCATTATGTTGcaccaaattaaattcatcTTTTGATATGTTTCATGTCATAAAGGGAATTATTACTacttttcttatatatattaatagtaAAGTGACATTTAAAGACTAATGCCTGAATTTCCTTTCCCCCTGAGTTTACTGAGTCCATGTTTTTGGTGTTGAGTGCTTTTGATTGACTCGTGTATTTAATGCAGCATCAGCTACACAAGGTCAAATTTTTTAGCAAGATGTAGTGTTAACCTGTTCTAGATTAAAAATGGCTATAAAAGTCACTTTTTTCACAAGCTACTATGAGATATTTTATGTCCTCCACAAACAATTATTTTGTCAACTTAAGTTACAGTGCTCTCAAGTTTATTAATGTGTTCTAGTAATGCTTTTAGGGTGGAAGTTATCCTGTTTCCCTAAATTCAGTTTTcggggtaaaaaaataaaaaacctctgctccttttttctgaattaataaGATATCTCCGGCAGGGTCTTCATGACCACGCTCTCAGCATCTTGGAGCCTATTTCAAAACCTGTTAGCCTCCAGCATGCACCAGCAGGCCAACCATGCATTACCCTTTGGTGTTGTGTgttgcatatataaatatatttttaacctTTGTTTCTGTTTAATATGTCTACAGATGAGAGTGAACTAAACAGGATGCAGGTTTTGCAGTATCAGTAAAAAGCATGGTAATACAGCAAGAGCAGATAGGTGTGGTTTGTTTGTGAAGACATTTAGAGGGAGACGCACACATAGGCTAAACTGTGAGTACTACAGAGTTtggagaaaaacacaacttatcaactgtattttgtttttgtggtttatatttttaaaaactatgtttgtacatttaaactgattctttttgttgggaaatgtcatattttattattatattatagctCCTTATGACAGGAGCtacctgtatgaatgtgtgctTGTGTATGTTTAAGCAGGTGAAAATatggtttttgtaatttttttgctgTGAGTGCGGGACCATGCCAGGTTTTGTAAACAGGTTGCCAGTCCGACGATGCCTCACCTTAATTACGGGTCTGTTGGAGTGTCTGATTTTTGCCGGAACCGTGTTCGGATGGGCTTCACTTGTTTTTGTCCTGAAGACAGAGGACTACTTCAGCTTTCTGTGCGTCAACACCACAGGAGTCAATGCAACACAGGACCTAGGTCAGTCTGATGTATTCACCTCCACTACTTTGAATTCTCTGACCTTTATTGTCACTTTAAGTGATCTATTTAACTAAATGTGGCAATTAACACCCACATAAACCGTTGTATTTGTATGTGGGCCTCTCTGACCTTGTCTTTTAACCACATATGCTTTTAAGTTGGcctttctctgtgtttgtgtctacaGATTGCAGTGGACAGGATGAACAGTTCTCACTTGTTTTCACCATCGCCTCCTTCTTGTTCACTTTCCTGACACTGCCAAATGGTTTCCTCTTTGACCGGTTTGGTACCACAGTGTCTCGGCTGTTTGGGATGTGAGTCCAACAACGCTTTAATAATTTAAGAGGGAAAAGTCAGTGGGTTTAAAAGATTTCTTATGTAGTTTCCCATCAAAACAGTGGCTCATTAGAGGACTAAAAGCCGTGCAGTTGGGTAGTTACGAGGAATGACAGACAAATATTGACTTGCAAAGAGCAGCGAGTACTTTTTCTGAGTTGGTTGCACTGCATGTGTACTCACTAGATGAGTGATGGGAACAGCAGCAGagattttcagtttttaacTCTGCAGAACAAAGTTATTGCATATTTGTCTCTCTAAGTAGTTTCTAATTGTGTCTCTAAAAGGTTAATTTGGTGAAAGTAAATTTGGCAAAAAGTTCATCAGCAAAAGCAGTATTTACACTGTTTActgcactggcttcctgtccgtatcagaattgattttaagatcctgatgtttgtttttaaaattttaaacggaTTGGCTCCAGCGTATTTGGCTGAACTCATACGTGTTCATAGACCGACCAGAGCTCTGAAGTCTGcaaatgagtcctacctggatgtgcctaaatgcAGGCTAAAAACAAAAGGCGATCAATGttttgcagtggctgcccctaagctgtggaacagtttaccgctgcatatccggtcgtcaaagactttggacatttttaaatcatctcttaaaacaaattttttttctcccaggctttcgaacctgcgtgagaagaaagttgtttctgtgtgttgtattgGTCATCTCATGTCTATATTATTAGATTCAATTGtcttaatattttgaattttgagTTTATTGTTACTAATTGATGtttcttttggattttttgttgttattcagttatgtcaagcactttggtcaaccttgacTGTGATGTTATTTTATCGAATTTTAATAACCAGACGTGAAAACACTGGAATTATTTTCTCccaccagattttttttcacagtgggTGCCTTGATGATGGCCTTCTTAACTGCAGgtgaaaaacatttctcagtCTCTTTGTTCTGTGCTTGGTTCTCTTTATCTCTTAAATGAAATCCTGACATGGAGTAACTGTGAAtgctctttcttttttacccATCAGCTTTGTCCAACCTGCTGTTCCCAGCCCTCGCTCTTCTTGCAGCAGGTGGCTGCTTCTTTCAGCTGACCAACCTCCAGGTACGGAAGCAATCATTCAGATTAGAAAAGGTTATTGCATTTTCTGATGAATCTGCCCAAATATTATCATGTcaaattttgagttttattcCTGCAAAAAATTGCTGTGTTGGAGTTCCCCCTGGGGAACAAGAGATTGAAGAAATGAACACGAAGAAAAAAACTGGGCCCATTGGATCCACaacagtctcagctttccagtgatacccagtttatttaattcaaagcctgtttaggtcctcagtatgcacaaatgTTCAAAAACAATAGGCGGAAAtagcacattttaatgcataagaaaaactatgtggtttttgccaTAAATTGTGGAAGAGCTTATTTTCATTCAGGtagcatgatgtcagaggtcacatgactgctttgaaaatcacaaTGCCacgggcggctgtggctcagttggtagagcggtcgcacatcgatcggaaggttggtggttcgatccctgaccatggaaGCCTACATgatgaagtatccttgagcacgatactgaaccccaaattgctcccgatgctgcgttcatcggtgtgtgaaagaattcccaatggtggcaggtggcaccagtgtgccctggtagcctcggccaccagcatgaatgtgtgtgtgaatgggtgaatgagcgtagtgtgtagtgtaaagcgctttggataaaagcgctatataagtcgATAAGTTCCCGACACtgattttaatgcaatattcaAGCATTTTAATATCTCAATTTCTCTCTTAAGGTGGGAAACCTGTTTGGCTCACATCGCTCCACCGTCATCACTCTCTACAGCGGGGCTGTTGACTCTTCTGCTGCagtcttttttatcattaagGTGAGGAACACACTGCTCTCATAAATATACAGCACATATCAATGCCAGCTCACACTGTAATGATGATCTTGATgttttctcctgcagctgataTATGAGGCTGGAATCTCTCTGCTcccctccttcctcttcctgtccGCCTGCAGCGTCATTCACCTGCTCAGGACTTTCTTCTTGATGCCCAGAGGCCACATTCCCTACCCGCTGCCTGATGACTACACATACGGGTACAAAttccccaaaaacacacacacatcaatacCCCATACATGCTTCAGAGATACATCAAGTGTAAATAAGGctccttatttttgtttttactttaaaaaaaacattggtttgttgcaaatgtgtaaaaattatcaaattaAAATAGGCACTTGGAGGGATCGCTGCCAAGGCCAGTGATACATTCAAGTTCTCCTTGATAAGGTGTCTTTCAAGAGTTGGGAAGTTGTTCTTTTGACTTTGGtatgttcatgagctttaagtaaCATAGATATTACTACTAAGATGTCTTGTATTTTGTTGCTGGGGGTATTTAAACAACATATTATTGTTTCAAGTGATTATTTTACAACAATGAGCAAAGAAAACAGATGACATGAGCCATCAAACATGAGAAATACatcaagaaatacatttttcaaatagtCCATAAATTTAAACCAGAGCACATTGTCTGCATTATAATTGGAAAAAACCCTACACATACTGAAATTGGATTGTAGTGAGTTTTGCCAACTTAACTATCTCCTGCAATGTTCTCAGTCTGTGTCCGACACTCTGTGATGTTTGACCTTTGTCAGGATAACCTGTGGGGAAACAAGAACTCTGAGCTTAGAGCACATTACAGCAAATAGAAACATGGAGATGACGCCAGAGATAGTAGAAGACGTCCCTGTGAAACAAGGTTTGTTGACTTCACTTTGACATagataataacaaaacaagatGTAACAGAGTAAAATAATTGTACATCCTATTTCTCGTCCTCTTTCctcttcattcatttatctCTGTGGTCTCCCCTCATCTCTCTCAGAGAAGAGTTTCCGTGAGTGTGTGCTGTCCAGGCTCTTTTGGCTGCACGTGCTTTGGTTGTCAGTGATGCTGCTCAGACATTACTTCTTCATTGGCACCCTCAACCCCATGCTGCAGTGGCTGACAGAGGAAGAGCCTTCACTGggtacaaacacataaacattacatcatGTCTGACTGTGTTAGCAACAGTGTAAGTTTGTACAAACCTTCCTAATTCTGTCCAATCAACTTCAATGAATATTTACCAGTTAGTCTGTGTTTCAACTAAGAGGATGTGACGATGAAGTTAAAGAATTGATGAAGTTTTACTATATGAGTAGGAAGCTGCTGTAGATTAtagaagtatttttttcctcactctCTTGTCTGTGCTTGTGTGTCCCTGCAGTGAGCCGGTACATCAATGCCTTTGCTATAACGCAGCTGTGTGGCGTGCTGTGTGCTCCCTGGAACGGTCTCCTCATGGACAGAAACAAGGGCCAACCTCGTGCTGCAGGTGACATAGTAAAACTAAATGGAAGAAGTTGAAGTAGGAATAGTTTGAAAACTGGGACTGGGTGTAAttaatatgaatgtaataaaaatagttGAATGATAccaataatgtataaaaaatgtgGAATATTTTAAAGTTCATTTAGAACTGATGATACACTGCAACGGTAGTTAAATGTGTCAGGGGAAGTTGAAGTAGTAGAAACAAGACTTTGTAGTGGCAGGGGTAAGTGGAAAATAGGGATTGGGCAGAATTAGTATATATTTCTTTGAAAAGTGAAATAATGCCAATAATGTGTACAAAATGAGGAATATTGTGTAAGCTCATTGAAGAGCTGACACTACACTGCAATGGTggcttaaaggggtaaaatgaAGTTGAAGTAGTAGGAAAAGTCAGACAGAGGTCCCCAAAACAGCTAAAGAGCAATTACACCAGTCAGAAATGAAGAGAAACTGATGTAAATGTAGGCAGTTGTCTGAAAGTGCGGAGTCACAGTTGAGTATAACATGCTGTGAAACACAATAGtagtatgtagagacagaggtcccaaaaTCAGCAGAGCGAGCAATCTaccaatcagaaacagagaaagaattTTTCCAAAATCTATTGATGAGATGTGATGAGTAATGAAAGTGATGAGTCGTGTTTGTCTGTACTGTTGACTGTTGGATAATTAATAGATATGGGCTTTTTATCTGTAACAAGTGCCCCCTGCCTCTCCTATATACACTGCAGCAGATTAACTCCAGCAGCTCATTAGGAGATCAAATGCCATACTATCAAATAAGAATTCTATAGtgtaatgaaccgtttgtcctagagacttgtatgaggtaaatggtaaatggacctgcacttatatagcgcttttctagtcgctttgtgaccactcaaagtgccttacactacagactgagctcattcacccattcacacacacattcatacaggtggcagaggataccctaaacagtgccacatgccaccattgggaattcattcatacaccgatgaacggtgtgtgaatgatttcAGGGAGAAATTTGGGGTTCCGTATCTTCCTTTTTCATTGCTGACGACTTGTCCCGCCCCCAAAACCTGGCCACACCCCCTTTCGTAACCAGTGGCCTGTTTGTGGTCGGTTGTGCCGGGAGGCGGCCGACGATCGAGTGAGCTGGCGTGGTCGGTTCCCCTGACTGctccactctgcttgggcccgttcatcgctgctgcagctttaatatttgttttgttccaGAATGTTTTGCTTTCAGTTAAAATTAGTGTTTAGTGTTTTAAGATTAAGACTAAGATGTTttttgcaaacacacactgaaacagtaAGCAGTGAATTCCTATGCATTCAACCCctcctttacacaccagtgaacacacaccatactaaggagcagtgggcagcccATTACTGCGCCAGATtctctaacctctaggccactgGCTGCCGCGAGTTCCTGACACATTGAGGAGCACAGAGCAAAAAGCTGAGGTCTGTTTGTTTCCATATTAATCTATCCACAACAAGCACAAGTGTTCCCAACTTGTAAACTGGAAATGATGTACAAAGAGTCAAAATTGTGGAACTGAACGAAGTTcaaattttttcataaaaagtttGAATGCTCCTCTCTACTCTAGCTGTGATGTCCACATGTTCTAATTGAGGAgatattaatccaaaaaaatTGGCCGAAAGATAACATGAAATAAACTTTTTAGGATTAGACTAACAAAATGAGGGAATAATGGATAATAACCCttacggtgcgttcagaccggacgcgtagcgaatatttcgcgcgacaagattacatacaaagtcaatgcaaacacgcgaatagacgcgaatttttgccggcggcgcgaatcgcgggtttcgcgcgacacgaatgccgcgattgacgccaATGTCGCGTGTTTTGTCAACgtgaattcgcgtgagttcaataaattcaactttggcgaaatatttgcgtgacgctgtgtcgggacagcctatcagcgttgagattctggacgacagtgtccgagatacatacatgagagagaggagaaaagaggcaggaaggaggagtgggtcggcaggagggacaggaaaaaggtggaagtactctgcggtcctctctccgtgctgagtgcgcctccggatgatgtcactcacccagacacgacggcgtgttttccgaggtatctcggacttccagagcaggtacagggacgctatgcttgtaatgtcagccatggttgatgacagaatgaaatggaggcaattatttggcgctatatagtctcttgggcgaaaattcgcgtcgcgtttactcgcgcgagtgacgcgaattaaattcaattctcgcgcgtatcaactcgcgcgagtaacagtgcgttcagaccggacgcgtagcgaatattcgcGTCGCATTACTCGCGCGAATTGATACGCGcgagaatttaatttaatgcgaattttcgcccaagagactatttagcgccaaataattgcctccatttcattctgtcatcaaccatgacaagcatagcgtccctgtacctgctctgccgtcgtgtctgggtgagtgacatcatccggaggtgcactcagcacggagagaggaccgcagagtacttccacctttttcctgtccctcctgccgacccactcctccttcctgcctcttttctcctctctctcatgtatgtatctcggacactgtcgtccagaatctcaacgctgataggctgtcccgacacagcgtcacgcgaatatttcgccaaagttgaatttattgaactcacgcgaattcgcgttgtttcattcgcgccgcgtaA of Centropristis striata isolate RG_2023a ecotype Rhode Island chromosome 12, C.striata_1.0, whole genome shotgun sequence contains these proteins:
- the LOC131982329 gene encoding equilibrative nucleobase transporter 1-like, which gives rise to MAGLGSSLVVRRGLTFATGLVECLCFAGAVFGWASLVFVLKTDGYFSSECVNTTTANGTDLDCSGQDEQFSLVFTIASFMNNFLTLPNGFLFDRFGTTVARLFGIVLYTMGTLMVAFSTAVMSNLLFPALSFIAVGGILFLITNMQVGNLFGSRRSTIITLYNGAFDSSSALFFVIKLIYEAGISVRASFLFLSSCSVIHLLRTFFLMPKDHFPYPLPDDYTYGLTCGKSKTLSLEQTAANGDTQKTAEEILHKDVRVKQEKSFRECVMSRLFWLHVLWLSVMQLRHYLFIGTLNPMLQWLTEGEPSLVSRYINAFAITQLCGVLCAPWNGLIMDRHKGKPRAAGESEQEADLRATVLSLFLTALQCLLFSVCASTPYLPLQYLTFVLQVINRSFLYGGNAAFISVAFPSCHFGKLYGLVMALSAVFSLLQYACFALVNGPLDGDPLYVNIALTLLSLLAFIHPLFVYLHCRSLASKRAINASS
- the LOC131982330 gene encoding equilibrative nucleobase transporter 1-like, whose translation is MPGFVNRLPVRRCLTLITGLLECLIFAGTVFGWASLVFVLKTEDYFSFLCVNTTGVNATQDLDCSGQDEQFSLVFTIASFLFTFLTLPNGFLFDRFGTTVSRLFGIFFFTVGALMMAFLTAALSNLLFPALALLAAGGCFFQLTNLQVGNLFGSHRSTVITLYSGAVDSSAAVFFIIKLIYEAGISLLPSFLFLSACSVIHLLRTFFLMPRGHIPYPLPDDYTYGITCGETRTLSLEHITANRNMEMTPEIVEDVPVKQEKSFRECVLSRLFWLHVLWLSVMLLRHYFFIGTLNPMLQWLTEEEPSLVSRYINAFAITQLCGVLCAPWNGLLMDRNKGQPRAAGESEQEADLRTSVLPLFLTALQCVVFSVCATIPNLPLQYFTFVIEVINRSFLFGGNAAFISVAFPPCHFGKLFGLVMALSAAFSLLQYACFSLVNGPLDGDPLYVNIALTLLILFAFTHPLSVYLHCRSLSSKRATNASS